The following are encoded in a window of Brevibacillus sp. DP1.3A genomic DNA:
- the rpsU gene encoding 30S ribosomal protein S21 → MAEIRVKKNESLDSALRRFKRESAKSGVMAELRKRRHFEKPSIKRKKKSEAARKRKF, encoded by the coding sequence ATGGCAGAAATTCGAGTCAAGAAAAACGAGTCTTTGGATAGCGCACTTCGCCGCTTCAAGCGTGAAAGCGCAAAATCCGGGGTGATGGCGGAACTGCGTAAACGTCGCCACTTTGAGAAGCCTAGCATTAAGCGCAAGAAGAAATCCGAAGCAGCTCGCAAACGCAAGTTTTAA
- a CDS encoding histidine triad nucleotide-binding protein, with product MEKSIFTKIMDGEIPARIEYEDEHVIVIHDIAPKARVHLLIIPRKPIPTLMDVSAEDLPLIGHIHHVAQLLAKKLELPGFRLINNCGKEGGQEVFHIHYHLLSGFYE from the coding sequence ATGGAAAAAAGTATTTTTACCAAAATCATGGACGGTGAAATTCCTGCTCGTATCGAGTATGAGGACGAGCACGTCATTGTCATCCACGATATTGCACCAAAAGCACGCGTTCACTTGTTGATTATCCCGCGTAAGCCAATTCCTACACTAATGGATGTAAGCGCCGAGGACCTGCCGCTGATTGGGCATATCCACCATGTAGCACAACTCTTGGCGAAAAAGCTGGAACTGCCAGGTTTTCGCCTGATTAACAACTGTGGTAAAGAGGGTGGACAAGAGGTTTTCCATATCCATTATCACCTTTTGTCCGGTTTTTACGAATAA